The sequence below is a genomic window from Phycodurus eques isolate BA_2022a chromosome 6, UOR_Pequ_1.1, whole genome shotgun sequence.
agacgtttgggacgatcagaacccttcctagagctggccgtccggccaaacggcgcaattgggggagaagtggcagagtggcccgacggaagcctctcctcagtgcaagacacatgaaagcccgcatggagtttgctaaaaaaaaactccaagatggtgagaaataagattctctggtctgatgagaccaagatagaaattgttggccttaattctaagtggcatgtgtggagaaaaccaggcactgctcatcacctgtccaatacagtcccaacagtgaagcatgggggtggcagcatcatgctgtgggggtgtttttcagctgcagggacaggacgactggttgcaatcgaaggaaagatgaatgcggccaagtacagggatatcctggacgaaaaccttctccagagtcctcagaacctcagactgagccgaaggttcaccttcaaaaaagacaatgaccctaagcacacagctaaaataccaaaggagtggctcgCTTGtcgtctttttaggaaagtgccaAATCAGTCGCTCATCTTCTTTCTTAGAAAGTGCAAGGTCAatactttgtcttctttttataaAAGTGCAACATCATTAGCTTCTCTTCTGTTTTTAGGAAAGTCCAACACCAAATGGTTCGTCTtgttttttaggaaagtgcaacatcattacttgctcttatttttaggaaagtgcaaaatCAGTGCTTTCCTCTCCTTTTAAAGAAAGCGCAACgttaatagtttgtcttctttttcggAAAGTGCACCTGTAACACATTGAACAGTCTGAATGATGTTGCTTTAAAAACACCAACGCTATGTTCGTGTGAATTGTCACAGTGTATATCTCCGTAATATATTACAatgcctgtgtggtgttttgtCGTGAAAGTGTGAGTCGAATGTGAGCATTTTCTTTCAGCGCACAACGCGGTCTTTTGAATCTTTTCCTTAATGAGACAGGGAAAGTGTGCGTAGGGTGTGCGTGTCATCGATTCGAGCCTCTCACGCGGGAGCCAAAGCGGCAAGCGTGCAGCTTGTCATCGTTGTTAATTTCCTGTCCCGATGAGACCCTCTTTCTCACACGCACCCTGACCGGCAGTAATTAACCGCCGCGGCTAATGACTCCTTAAGTGGCGCTTCATTATGATCTTCTTTTCATAATTCCATGTGTAATTTAATAATTGCGCCCTTATTAGCGTATTAAGTGAGCGGCTCGTTGAGGGAAAGGGATAAGGACCAGGAGCATCTTTTAATTGACGCCTGTCTGCTTAACGAAGTTGATGACATCACTAATGTGTCAATTATGAGGGTAACCAAACCTGTTTAAAACCAAAAGATTGTTTTAGGTTTATGATGTGTGTAGCTTTGTACATTTAAGAGAAGGAATTTAATGTTGCCTTTGCAAAGTTAGTAATGTAGTGAAATATGTTTATTGTTTCGTAATTCAGTTGCACTGCGCCATAAACTGAGCGACACTTTGGTGACCTTAAAAGATGAAAATATTACACAACGGCTCTCGGTGTGCGACGTACTGCCACCGCAGCAAACCTCGctttccaatgaaaagcatgtatatatgtgtttggttttttttccttcccccccccccccccccatggttGGTTGTGTTTAGTATTTTTATAAGGTGCTCAAAATTTGAAAACACTTCCCTTGCACAGTGACCATAATTGTGCTTGTGAAAGGCCGATTTTTGGCCACAGATCTTGGATTGGATTAGATTAAATTATGAGTATGCATTGTACAGGTATGTAGTATGGTAAAGAATATATAGTGCCACATCTGTCCACATTTCCCCccgaaaagcatttcaaagaaTGTCTTAAATGATCTTGAATAGACCAATTagttgcaggtgtacctaatgttatgtccggtgattttttttattatatattttagtcatttattttaacttactgtcacaatttCAATAAACAATGCCAATgtgtttgcaatttttttatttaaattttttttttctcagtcagCCAGGTCATGATAATCCGCAATCGAGGCaactcttgtttgttgaatttattttatgtttttccttccattaaaaaaaaaataagaataagaagATACGTGGTATACAAGGAAAGAATATAGCACTGACTCTCTCCACAAATGCATTTCAGAAGTCTTAAATATTCTCAAATGCAAAGATTTTACGCTGATGTGCCTAATGGTATATGCAATAAGTGCATGTGTATcatatattgtactgtacacatatataaattatgtaaaataaaatatctaagTAAATGATATAGCACCGAATCGCTGCAAATGTCCCACAGTAAAGCATTTTAAGAGCTCCTTTCAATGatcttaaatgtaaaaattagaTTCTGTGCGTATATAGGTACGGTTGATTAAATAGCACAAATGATCTCCGATTTGTtccgggggggtgggggggagcatTTCTGGAGAAATTACTTCTAAAAATATCCATAGTTTGCCCAAGGAAATTAAgatgtgcaagtgtacctaatgttgtgactaGAGAGTGTGCATCATAAATACATGGTGTCcatgtatccccccccccccccccccaaaaaaaaataagggaaaaaaaccCTCCAAGGTGAAATCACAGTATAGCTAcgacaggtgtacctaatgttatgccCTGAAAGTGCATCAAATGCTGCAAATACGAGCCGTTCAAAATGGTCCCTTTCTAATATTGGGACCCTCTCCATTGGCTTGACAAGGTgaccaggtgtacctaatattttgtccGGTGTAACCCCATGCAAAGTGGCTGTAATGGCTTTTGCAGGACATGTTTAGTCGCTATCCGTGGTGTTGAAACTCCTTCATGAATCCCTTCAAAGGGTGGATTTAAACAGAGAAAGGTGCTGGTTctgtggtggtgggtggggggtgggggggtctcgTTGGCAGCCGAGCTGTTTTTCTGGCGGGTTGACATCTGGCAagccgtccccccccccccccccccaaactccCCCCCAAGCGCTCCAGGGAGCCTTCCAGGCCTCCGTCGAGCCCCTGATTAAGCCTCTAATAGAATATTAGCATTTGCTCTCAGGTAAGCATAAGCTGTGGGGCAGccgtcagtcacgtgatgctCCGACTATTCAGTACAAATTgacacttcaaaaaaaaaaaaaaaaaaaaaaaaaaaatatatatatatatatatatatatatatatatatatatatatatatatatatatatatatatatatatatgcatacaatACGAGCTGCAgtttaataacaaaaatggCAGCATTTGAGAGGCAGCCCAATTacgtatttgtttattttatattaagagTTGTGCATGCACACACTGCTCTGTTGCTATAAAGCGTTTTCCCCTCCTACCttatcaataaataaacagatGAATTCATAAATAATCCAAAATAACATTAGCATGTCTggatgtgggttttttttttcttaaccttCCAAATGGCAAAGTTTGTTCTTTAATGAAACACACGTTgcaattgttaaataaaaagctatgaataaataataaggagggggcggggggaataataatttaaccaggtgtgtttttgtttgttttgttttgttttgttttaaataaataaacatatacAGAAAATACCTCCGCTGAAACAGCAAATAAAGGGGGGAACCTGTACGAATAGAATAAAATGTGCAATGATGACATTGTTATTTACATTTCGGTTTCCCACTTCCACGAAGCGATCAGTTCAAAGTAATCAAAGGAAGTGATTCGTACAAGCAAAACGACGCGtatatttatacaaataaattaataggGGGTGAAataatatctatatatatatatttatatcgaTTGTACCACCTTAAatgttagggggggggggggacgtgtAAATTTGTACGATTtgctcaaaaaacaacaacaagaagaagaagaagggggggaggggaggggtgaTTGAGGGGAATCCCAATAAATATGTAATGAAGTAAACATGACCTCACTCCATAAATAGTTCATAAGGAGCAGGCCCACGCTGGATTGTAAACACttcaaattattttctcaatttcccacccccacccccacccccccctcccccacccaccaataaaataaaataaaataaaaacgaatCAATTGCACGGTTAGACACGAAAACGAAGGTGTAAATGATGCATTTACAAAGAGGAATTATTTGGCAGTCATCATAATAatgatcatcattattattacatctCTCGCGGACCCTGCAAATGAATGACTCCGAAATAAAGCAAGTGCTCTCAGTtgctcgttttttttgtttgtttgtttcttttcttttctccaaaCGTTCTGTTGTGTTCACGTCAATTGAGGTGAGCGGGATGGAATTACTGTCAAGTCTTACTTGCACGCTCCACGCGGGCTCCTTCTCCCCCCCACGCGCagtcttcctttttcttttctttttttgtggtccTTCTTATGcacaaagaaatgaaaaaaggtgttgttgtttttttaagtgttttttttgtcgttgtttttttctgtttgttttttttttttttttttttttttttggttaaatagGAAACGATGATACAAAGCGTCCGAGTTCGGCGTCGCGTGGAATTCAAACGCAGGCCGAGTACTTCATGCGTTTCTGTTTCTGCCGCTGGTTGCAAAACCACACGCGCACCACGTTCTTCTTCAGGTCCAGCTTCTCGGCGATGGCCGCGATCTTCTCCGACGAGGGCCTGGGCTGGATGGCGAAGTAGGCCTCCAGCGAGCGCTTCTCCGGCGCGGCGATGGACGTGCGCTTGCGCTTCTTCTCGGCGCCGTTGAACAGCTCGGGCTTGTTGAGCTTCTCCCGGTGCGACTTCTCGGCCTCCTCCAGCCACGCCTGCAGGATGGGCTTGAGCGCGATCATGTTGTTGTGCGACAGCGTGAGGGACTCGAACCTGCAGATGGTGCTCTGGCTCAGCGAGCCCACGCCGGGGATCTTGAGGGAGGCCAGCGCCGAGCCCACGTCCGCCTGCGTCACGCCGAGCTTGATGCGCCGCTGCTTGAAGCGCTCGGCGAAGGCCTCCAGGTCGCGCGGGTCGGCGTCCACGTCGCTCATGCCCATGTGAGGCGGCAGCCCGTGGGCGTGCGCCATGCTCAGCGCCGCCTGGTGCATGTGGTTCATGCCGGCCATGTGCGCCGGGTGGCCGGGCGTGGACACCACCGAGCCGTCCGGCCCCGCCATGGCCCCCAGCGCCAGGCCCGGAGTGATGTGCTCCAGGAGGTCGCCCTCCAGAGCCTGGTGcggctggtggtggtggtggtggtggtgatggtggtggtggtggccgtGGCCGTGGCCGTGGCCGTGGCCGTGGCCGTGGCCGCCtccgccgcctccgccgccgctgccgccgcccccgccgccgccgccgccgccgcctcccccGAGCGCGGACGGGTGCGAGATGGGCACCGAGGAggcggacgacgacgacgacgaggtgCACGGCAGCGTGTTCATGGTGTGGTAGGTGGCGTCCGGCTTGAAGGGGCTGTGGTGCGGCGGCGGGTGGTGATGGTGGAGGTGGCTCTTGCTCTGCGAGACGATGTCCACCGCGGCGAGCGCCTCAGCCCGGGCCAGCAGACTCTCGTCCAAGCCGCCGAATATATTGCTCTGCAATTGCAAATGGAACGCACACATGACGGCTGTCAGCTGGGAATTGGCAACCCCCTATTTCCACTCCACTTTAGAACatttccaccccaaaaaaaaaaacggtcatCAAAATTCATTCAAACATCACACGGGGAGGGGGggctgggagggggggggggcctggGTTTCAACGCTTCATCGCGTTGATGATAATATATACGTACCGGTGGCGTGGGGAGGCACGCGCGCCGCATCGCCTCCGAGCTGGTGCTGATGATGCTGCTGTGGCGGGAGGAGACGCACGAGGACgccgaggaggaggacgacgaggacgaggacaCCGCGTTGGAGGTGGCGGACGCCGAGGACGACGTGTTGTTGGTGCCGACCGAGTGCAGCGAGGAGTACTTGGCCTCGGCGTGCAGGCTGGCGTGCGCCATGGCGGAGAATGGCTGCTTGCTGCTCAgagacatcatcatcatgttgcCGGCGCGTCCGAGCGAGCGGCCGCGCGTGCTCctctttttaacaaaaaaataaaaaataaaaaatcgagGGGGAATAGGGACgactccgcctcctcctccttttcttctTGTTTCTTTGGGACTTCAAtcaatgcaaaagaaaaaaaaagttatcacaaGTCTATTTTGTTCAAGTCGAACGCAGCTCGCTTTTCCATgcgtaaacaaacaaaccaaaaaataatcCCCCCTAAAATATTATTCCaaaatattctctttttttttttttcgagttgACTCCTTgtcgatgaaaaaaaaaaataataatgccagCAAAAATATGAGTTGCTGTTCGTTTGCcaggatgtttttttaatgcaataaaaAGTTTCCGGATTCCCAGGTTCGGTTCGGCGGCTCCACCACGATGCCGAATGCTGCTGGGACCCGAAGTGGCGACGCTCTGAGGCGGAGGGCAGACTGACTCTGCGGGCCCCGCCCACTTtctctccctcacacacactctctctctttttctctccatcacacacacgcactcacacttgttccagccccccccccccccttttttttcatgatttattaTTCTTCATTAGGCACCGCATCGTTGACGCCACGGgggtgaaggggggggggggggagagactGCGCATGCGTACGGAAGCTTAACTCAATGTTCGAGTCCAACATTTTTCAACACTCGAGGTCTGAAGTTCTGGTATATcggtgtgatttatttttattttatataaatatgtcGTTTATTTGTTTGCCCTGAAAAAATCCAGTGAAACAATTTAAATTCTCTCTTTTCccactctatatatatatctatagctatatctatatatagctatagatatagatatatatatatagatagatagatagatatgtatgagtgtgtgtgtgtgtgtgtgtgttgggataAATGGGTGTTATTAATAATTCAAAGGCTCAGCTGCACTTACTGCAATAagcaagcaaaataaataaataaatcaataaaacaccACGTCGCTATTATtaaagagatttttttaaagaaaaaatgctgTGTAATAATTTTGGGAGTGCAGGATAAAATGTggaataagtaaaaaaataaataaaataatgttcttGGTGCCATATCAAATGTGATGctttattagtagtagtagattGGTCATGAATCCAACAATAAATAGATGGAAGTGTATAAAAGGAAAATTGGTCGATAAAACAATGCATGTGAAAGACGGctgtcattttgtcaaataatgACGTTATGAATATtgagctcatttaaaaaaaaaaattatacatcgTATAACTAGAAGTAGCGTCCATCGCTGGCAATggtgaatgtgtgttttgatgCAACAACataagaggtgtgtgtgtgtgtgtgtgtgtgtgtgtgtgtgcgcgccatGTTGCATCCCCCGGTGAGGCAGGGGGCGCTGCAGGCGTCGCCCTCCCATCCTGACCGATGAGGTGTGATCCCACTCAGGAGAGAGTCAAGCCATTCCAATCAGAGTCTACTCACATGTATTTATATGTACACCCGCCTAACTGATGAAACTTTAAAGAAATGATTCATATTTCACCACCGCTAAATCGCCCCATATAAAATCTTTATCCGCGTATGagccagattt
It includes:
- the pou4f2 gene encoding POU domain, class 4, transcription factor 2 isoform X2, yielding MMMMSLSSKQPFSAMAHASLHAEAKYSSLHSVGTNNTSSEAMRRACLPTPQLQSNIFGGLDESLLARAEALAAVDIVSQSKSHLHHHHPPPHHSPFKPDATYHTMNTLPCTSSSSSSASSVPGHHHHHHHHHHHHQPHQALEGDLLEHITPGLALGAMAGPDGSVVSTPGHPAHMAGMNHMHQAALSMAHAHGLPPHMGMSDVDADPRDLEAFAERFKQRRIKLGVTQADVGSALASLKIPGVGSLSQSTICRFESLTLSHNNMIALKPILQAWLEEAEKSHREKLNKPELFNGAEKKRKRTSIAAPEKRSLEAYFAIQPRPSSEKIAAIAEKLDLKKNVVRVWFCNQRQKQKRMKYSACV
- the pou4f2 gene encoding POU domain, class 4, transcription factor 2 isoform X1, producing MMMMSLSSKQPFSAMAHASLHAEAKYSSLHSVGTNNTSSSASATSNAVSSSSSSSSSASSCVSSRHSSIISTSSEAMRRACLPTPPSNIFGGLDESLLARAEALAAVDIVSQSKSHLHHHHPPPHHSPFKPDATYHTMNTLPCTSSSSSSASSVPISHPSALGGGHHHHHHHHHHHHQPHQALEGDLLEHITPGLALGAMAGPDGSVVSTPGHPAHMAGMNHMHQAALSMAHAHGLPPHMGMSDVDADPRDLEAFAERFKQRRIKLGVTQADVGSALASLKIPGVGSLSQSTICRFESLTLSHNNMIALKPILQAWLEEAEKSHREKLNKPELFNGAEKKRKRTSIAAPEKRSLEAYFAIQPRPSSEKIAAIAEKLDLKKNVVRVWFCNQRQKQKRMKYSACV
- the pou4f2 gene encoding POU domain, class 4, transcription factor 2 isoform X3; the encoded protein is MMMMSLSSKQPFSAMAHASLHAEAKYSSLHSGSEAMRRACLPTPQLQSNIFGGLDESLLARAEALAAVDIVSQSKSHLHHHHPPPHHSPFKPDATYHTMNTLPCTSSSSSSASSVPISHPSALDHHHHHQPHQALEGDLLEHITPGLALGAMAGPDGSVVSTPGHPAHMAGMNHMHQAALSMAHAHGLPPHMGMSDVDADPRDLEAFAERFKQRRIKLGVTQADVGSALASLKIPGVGSLSQSTICRFESLTLSHNNMIALKPILQAWLEEAEKSHREKLNKPELFNGAEKKRKRTSIAAPEKRSLEAYFAIQPRPSSEKIAAIAEKLDLKKNVVRVWFCNQRQKQKRMKYSACV